The Pseudomonas sp. FP198 genomic interval CGCCAGGATTGCCGCCCCAGGAAAAAATCAGTTTGCGAGCACAACCGGCGCCGATCAACTGGTCGTAGATCAGGTCAGGCGTCATGCGCACCAGGGTCAGGTCCTTCTTGCCCTGACGAATGATTTCATGACCCGCCGCCGTCGGGATCAGGTGCGTGAAGCCTTCGAGCGCGACGGTGTCGCCGTCGTTGACGAACTGCTTCACCGCGTCGTGCAGCGAAAGGATTTCAGCCATGGGGCAGGCTCCCGTTATCCAGTAGACCGACATGAAAAAAAGGCGCGAGGTCCAGCGCCTGGGTGACTGAAGATTAAGCCGGGGAAAAATGCCAAACAATCCGATAATCGACAGAGTGTTCGTTTATCGAACAGATTGTTGCGTAGCTATCGATTTACTCAAGTTCATAAAGCCCCCTGTGGGAGCGAGCTTGCTCGCGATGGCGTCGTGTCAACTTGCATAGATGTTGAATGAGCCACCGCTATCGCGAGCAAGCTCGCTCCCACAGGGATTTGAGCAAAAATGCCGCTGGCTCAGGTCGCATCCGCATGGCTGACCATGCCTTTGATAACGACCGCCGCGGTCGCCAATGCCGCTGGAATCACCAGCGCGGTCAGGACCTGTTCGAAGTTCCAGCCCAACCCCAACAACGTCGCGCCCATCCACGCGCCAAGAATCGCGCCGAACCGGCCGATACCCAGCATCCACGACACCCCGGTGGCCCGGCCCTGGGTTGGGTAGAAGCGCGCCGCCAGGGACGGCATTGCCGATTGCGCGCCGTTGACGCACATGCCGGCCACCAGCACCAGGGTGGCGAGCAAGGTAATGTTGCCCAGGCTCTGCCCCACTGCGTAGGCAAATACCCCGGCCATCAGGTAGAAAATGCCGATGACCTTGTGCGGATTGAAGCGGTCCATCGCCCAACCCACCCCGACTGCGCTCAACACGCCGCCGAACTGAAACAACGCGCCGATGAACGCCGCCTGCTCCATGCTCGCGCCGCTGTCGCGCATCAGGGTCGGCAGCCAACTGGTCAGCAGATAGACGATCACCAGCCCCATGAAATACGTCAGCCACAACAACAAGGTGCCGGCGCTGTAGGTACCGGAAAAGATCACCGCCAGCACATTGCGCGCTTTTACGGTCTTTTGTTCAGGCACGCTGAAGCTGGCCGCCTGGGCGATGGTCGGCGGGTCGATCGGCGCCAGGGTCTTGCGTACCTTGTCGGTGCCACGGTTACGCACCACCAGGTAACGCGCCGACTCCGGCAGCCAGAACACCAGCACCACCGCCAGGATCAACGGCAGCACGCCGCCGATCAGCAGCAAGCTGTGCCAGCCGAACGCCGGTATCAGCTTGGCGGAGATGAAACCGCCGCCGGCCATGCCCAGGTTGAAGCCGCAGAACATGCTGGTGACCAGCAGCGACTTCTTGCGTTCCGGGGTGTATTCCGAGAGCAAGGTCGTGGCATTCGGCATCCCGGCCCCCAATCCCAGGCCGGTCAGGAAACGCAGCACCAGCAGTTGGTCGACGTTGGTACAGAAGGCCGAGGCCAGGCTGAAAGCGCCGAACAACACGACCGCCCCCACCAATACGATTTTTCGTCCGAAACGGTCAGCCAAAGGGCCGGAACCCAGTGCGCCGAATACCATGCCGATCAGTGCGGCGCTCATCACCGGGCCAAGGCTGGCCCGATTGATGCCCCAATCCTGGGAAAGCGCCGGGGCGATGAATCCCATGGCCGCGGTGTCGAGGCCATCGAGGAAAACGATCAGGAAACAAAGAATGACCACTCGCCATTGGTAACGAGAAATGGGCTGGGCATTGATGAAGGACTGCACATCGAGGCAGGTGCCTACGGAGGTCTGGGGCTGGTTCATTTTATTTTTATTCCACGCAAGAAACGCCAGATGACGCTGCGCGACATTAATGAGCCCGGGCAAATACCGTCAATTCACCGAAGCGGAGTGTGTGCGTTTATCGAACAGCTTAAGTGAACAGCTGCGCGCTCAGGTCCCGGCTGGCCCCGAGCAGGCCAGGCAAAAAGCGCTGTTCCAGCTCATTGCGGCTGACCCGTCCGGCATGGGTGCTGACGTTCAAGGCTGCCACCACCTGGCCCGAAGCATCGTATACCGGCACGGCAATCGAGCGCAGGCCCTGTTCCAGTTCCTGATCGACGATGCACCAACCCTGCTGCCGGACCTGTTGCAGGCATTCGAGCAACGCCTCGGGCGTGTGCAGGGTGCGACTGGTCTTGGCCTGCAGGTCGGCATGCTCGAGATAATCGCGCAGCGACGCGTCATCCAGTGCCGCCAGCAGGATCCGGCCCATCGACGTGCAATAGGCAGGCAGGCGGCCACCGACGGACAGGTCCACCGAAATCAGCCTTTGAGTCGTGGCCGACCGGGCGATGTAAAGGATGTCATCGCCTTCGAGCGTCGCCATGTTGCAGGCCTCGTGCAGCTGTTCGCTCATGCGGTCCAGGTACGGTTGGGCAGAAACCGCCAGCGGTGTCGATGACAGATAGGCATGGCCCAGGGTCAGCACCTTGGGCAACAGCGAATAAGTCCGTCCATCGGTGGTGGCGTAGCCGAGCTTGATCAACGTGTGCAGGCAACGCCTCACCGCCGCGCGGGGAATTTCGGTGCGGTGGCTGATCTGGGCGATGGTCAGGTGCCGCTTGCGCTCCTGGAATGCCTGGACCACCGCCAGTCCACGGGCCAGCGAGGTCATGAAGTCCGGGTCACCGGTCAGGGCCTGGATCCGCTTGGCCGGCGAAGCGACGATCGGCGGCGCTACTGAAGTGAAGGCGTTGCGCAATTGGTCGTTCATCTCTGGTTCTCCCGGAATGACGGCTATTACAAGCGGCTGCCCGTCGGACAGACAAGTGTCGACCCATCAACACCGTGCGATTATCGAACCGGCGGTCGATAATCGCAATCAGCAGGCGCCTGCCAGTCTTGATGTTTTTGCGATTTTCCAGCAAGCCTCCTAGAGGGCGAACTTTGACAACGACAAAGAATAATGAACTTGTCATATGAAAATGACGTCAGGATATCGACACTTGTGATACGCGCCGCACAACTAGCAACACTTATGCAATATTGATTCACAGCGGTAACCCGGTACTTTAACTTTGCTAGTGTTATTGCGGCGGACCGCTATAATGCGCGGCAGTGGCGGATCGGCCAATGGATCGACTCCGTCCACGGGCACAGCAGTTGATTGTGTCGGCAGCCGGTGCTGCGAAGCACCCTGGCCGCGTCTCCCGTATCGGCAATATGCAAAACCCTGATGCTACGTCAGCTATCAGCTCTGGTGCCGTGGCCGTCTGCATCGCGTACATGCAGTGCGTATCACCAGATCAATTTCAATTCATTAGGTAATCATGTGACGAAAGACGAACTGCGCGCGGAACTTGAGCGCCAGGAACAACGTTACAAGGAAGTTTACGGCGGAGAAATCACCACCTACGCCGCGCAACCTGAACCGGAACGCAAGCCCTGGCGCAAACGCGCCACTGTTCAGGACCAGGCGTTCAGCCAGGA includes:
- a CDS encoding MFS transporter; the protein is MNQPQTSVGTCLDVQSFINAQPISRYQWRVVILCFLIVFLDGLDTAAMGFIAPALSQDWGINRASLGPVMSAALIGMVFGALGSGPLADRFGRKIVLVGAVVLFGAFSLASAFCTNVDQLLVLRFLTGLGLGAGMPNATTLLSEYTPERKKSLLVTSMFCGFNLGMAGGGFISAKLIPAFGWHSLLLIGGVLPLILAVVLVFWLPESARYLVVRNRGTDKVRKTLAPIDPPTIAQAASFSVPEQKTVKARNVLAVIFSGTYSAGTLLLWLTYFMGLVIVYLLTSWLPTLMRDSGASMEQAAFIGALFQFGGVLSAVGVGWAMDRFNPHKVIGIFYLMAGVFAYAVGQSLGNITLLATLVLVAGMCVNGAQSAMPSLAARFYPTQGRATGVSWMLGIGRFGAILGAWMGATLLGLGWNFEQVLTALVIPAALATAAVVIKGMVSHADAT
- the pcaR gene encoding pca regulon transcriptional regulator PcaR, producing MNDQLRNAFTSVAPPIVASPAKRIQALTGDPDFMTSLARGLAVVQAFQERKRHLTIAQISHRTEIPRAAVRRCLHTLIKLGYATTDGRTYSLLPKVLTLGHAYLSSTPLAVSAQPYLDRMSEQLHEACNMATLEGDDILYIARSATTQRLISVDLSVGGRLPAYCTSMGRILLAALDDASLRDYLEHADLQAKTSRTLHTPEALLECLQQVRQQGWCIVDQELEQGLRSIAVPVYDASGQVVAALNVSTHAGRVSRNELEQRFLPGLLGASRDLSAQLFT